ATTCATTGGCTGGCCTAGCTGTTAATGATGTAATTCAGAGAACTACTGGAAGATTAGACTCTCTTCATTCTGAGGGAGTTCATGTACGAGAAAATATTCTGgctatatttattattttctattagtTATAAAACTTATCCTCTTTCTTTACATCATCATGCAAGGTTTGTTGTAAAAGTGAGTAAAATAGCGCTGCTTTTCTTTGCAGAGACTATCTGAAATGTGCTGTTTTGCCGTGTCACAACTTCTAACGTTTGGCAAATCCATCATTTCTCTTGCCAACAAAACAGAGGATGAAGTTGATGATGATAAGGCTAACATAGAGTGGCCTGAAGATGTTTCTGCAAAAGCTAAGATCATAAGAATAAATGCCCAGACAATGATTGGGTATTTGGAAGCAGTTTCCAACAGTTTTATTACAGGTTGGCTTCTATTGCTTCCATCCATGatcataatcattttttaaaatacttccACCATGGGTGTGCCATGGGTCAATGTGATTCACCATGGAACAATCACTAACAactgtttaatattttaaaatcgaCTACAAAAATAATGTCCAACAATTATGACGTTAGTTGGTAGACCACGGTGAATCCTAGAAGTTtccttatattatatttatgggTACATTTAGATAAATAGTTCAatttaactattattatataGGCGCTTATTATTGATTAAAGAGGAAATATGAgtaaattgttttcatataaattgTAAGCTGTTTTTCCTTGTGGCAAAGGTCTTTGAGGACGTTGACAGTCCCTTGAGAATGTGCTATTTCTAGTCTCTCATTCATCGAGAAACAAATAGTTGTGCAGATAAGTTAGCTTGTTTTGGCATTGCCTATCCCACAGTTACTTGGTGGGATGTCACTCCTAGCTTTATAACAAATGATTTCTTTTGTAATTTGTGTTGGGTTACCTTTTGATTTTGTGGGTCCTAATTTTTCCTTAGGTTTGTGTTTATGTCCTCCCATGCTCTTGTTCTTTtgcttatttttaaattttaataaagtttTGGTGTGCTATAAGATGATTGGTAGGCCCTTAGACCTTAGGTGTCAACGAAGTTGGTATTTTAGGCTCTGCAGTGTTGCTTATTCATGTCATTCtagttttaataaaatagaaatgtaTAACCGAGAGCTTAATGAAATAAAGCTAAAAACATTTATGGATATTGGATACGTCTCTATGATTTATTTTCACGAGCTCTTTCAGACATTTACACTATAGTTTATGTTTATcgtttgacattttcattgcaTTTATCAGGCATATCTGATGTAACTGAGGCTTATCAAGCTGCCATTAAAGGGGTTACTGCTGAGTCTCCCACTGTTGTTCCCAAGACATCAGTCCACGAAAAAGCCAGTTCTTTCTCCGAACACCTTCGAGCTGATCAAACCACAGCGATAAGTAAAATCCAGGACGGGGTGCAATTTTTAGCTCACGTTGTCCTTTCAACCTCTATGAATGCTGCTTGAACACTTGTATTTCTATTTTGTAAATAGTTCATGATTTAATTCAGAAAAGTGATACCACTCAATTATGCTGGGGCAGATTTTTAGCTCATATTTATGATTGAGCGTTGCACTCTTAGACTTAGTAGTGTCTGTAATGGGGCAGATTTATCCTGTTAAAATGATTCATGTAGACTCTTTATTCCATTTATTTTCTGAAGTCATTCAGTTATATATATCAAGAGATATTACATATATGATTCTTACTATATCCTTGTTACATAAGTTTTAACTTTTGtgctataaataaataataaaattgaaaatatttatatatttaacttgaAGGGATTGGTCTAGTGGTAAAAAGACATGTATTAGATCCCATAAGTTGAAGAGTTTAATCTTTGCTAGTGCCATTGGAGAGAGGGATATGTAAATTCATTTGGAAGTGCTTTTTGAGCTCTAAGATCTTCACTTCCTTGGACATAGCTACCATCTCCCCTAccctaattattattattattttttatataaaaacaaaattcttatatattcaatgtatttttttgttgtttaggcaatatattcaatatactaaaatatagataatttaaataaaaattatttttacaatatataatctaaatatttttaggAATTATTGTGTACTTTAATACTAATCAATATACAgtatgaatatattatataataatataaagtaataataagaaaatttcatattaattatataataaagtGAAAtacaaattgttaaaatatcaaTTGGTCAATATTTaactactttttatttattatatatacttttatattagtttaccatttttattcaaaatctgAACATTTTTTCACATTAAAGATTAGGTGtgaaattaacattttaaaagtCATTCAATAAAAGTATATTGTAATATAgtataaagtaaaattttaaaattatttacccTAATTAATCACCTATTGATAAATAAATCTCACTAGTCATGCGTTCCCAACCATATTCATCCTTCAATTACAAAAATGTCCACATTCGTTGTATTTATCATGATTATGTCTATAAACACATGACAAAAACAACAAAGAggtaagaaaaatatttgttctaCAAAATTCCATCTATTGTAAGTGTTTTTCTGAGAAATCAAGGAACCAAAAAAACCAAACATGGGAgacatagatccatctttcatACAATCCACAGAACACCGTCCCAGACCATCTTTTGTAGAACAAGTTGATGAAATTCCAACCATTGATTTCTCAGAAACTATAGAACAAAAACTCATCACAGAGATTGGCAAGGCATGTGAAGAGTGGGGATTCTTTCAAGTAATCAATCATGGTGTTCCATCTAATGTTAGCAAAAAAGTTGAGATTGAGACAAAGAAGTTTTTTGAGCAAAGCatagaagagaagaagaaagtgAAAAGAGATGAAGTTAATGCAATGGGGTATCATGATGCTGAGCATACTAAGAACACAAGGGATTGGAAAGAAGTGTTTGATTATCTTGTTGAGAATACAACACAAGTGCCTTCTTCTCATGAGCCACATGATTTGGAGTTAAGGACTCTTGCCAATCAATGGCCACAATACCCTCCTCATTTTAGGTAATCTTattgttgaatttgaatttactACTACTAACTAATTACAGTGCAGTCAACATATCTGCTGAACTGTTTCATTAAGATTTGACAGTCTAAATtttaagttcaaattttaattatttttatgttagattTTAGTGGCTAAGGAATAGGAAGCTTCTATGGTACCTAGAGAAATAGAAGGGTTTTGGTACAACTAATTTGTAGGCAAATAGATTTTAATGAAGTAATTTCAatacatatattatttaattgtgaAACTTTTGCTTATTGTAATTTGATCCTATGATGAAAGTTCTTGtagatttaatttgtatgcgTCCCTATAAGTTTTTTTCGCACATGTATTTAATCACATTGTATCATGTAGATATTCGAGAATATACTCTAGGAACTAACATAGCAAAATCACATCATAGTATGATTTGATTGGATGTATgtataaaaaagtatttaatcTCAACAAGTTTTTACTATATCACATGATTGtgcataatttcaaaattaaacattatATGTTTTTCTTAGGGAAACAATGGAGGAGTATGCTAGGGAAGTTGAAAAGCTAGCTTACAAGTTGTTGGAGTTGATTTCATTGAGTTTAGGCCTAGCTGGTGACAAATTCCATGGCTGTTTCAAGAACCAACAATTAAGCATGGTGAGGCTGAATCACTATCCTCCATGTCCTTTTCCTCATCTAGCACTTGGTGTTGGTCGACACAAGGATTCTAGTGCATTGACTGTGCTTGCACAAGATGATATTGGAGGCTTACAAGTTAAGAG
The genomic region above belongs to Cicer arietinum cultivar CDC Frontier isolate Library 1 chromosome 4, Cicar.CDCFrontier_v2.0, whole genome shotgun sequence and contains:
- the LOC101514908 gene encoding protein LATERAL BRANCHING OXIDOREDUCTASE 1-like; the protein is MGDIDPSFIQSTEHRPRPSFVEQVDEIPTIDFSETIEQKLITEIGKACEEWGFFQVINHGVPSNVSKKVEIETKKFFEQSIEEKKKVKRDEVNAMGYHDAEHTKNTRDWKEVFDYLVENTTQVPSSHEPHDLELRTLANQWPQYPPHFRETMEEYAREVEKLAYKLLELISLSLGLAGDKFHGCFKNQQLSMVRLNHYPPCPFPHLALGVGRHKDSSALTVLAQDDIGGLQVKRKSVGDWIPVKPTPGAFIINVGDIVQVWSNDKYESVEHRVVVNTEKERFSIPFFFFPSHHVMVKPAEELVNDQNPAKYKPYNIGKFYANRNRSDFNKRDVENIQIHHFKILD